tttaactgcaccaaattattatttattaaattagtatttaaatttgaatttaacaGACCAGTATTGAATTAATACTAAATAatactgttttcaaaaaaatactaaataatacTAATTTGGTCTGTTAAATTTGAATACTAATTCGattaatttgtaaatggattTAAATACTCATTGGAAGATGATTTGTATACATGAGGACACATCTTAGGACAATTCAATTCCTATCCATTGGATGCAAAGAATTATTAGGGATGGAATTCAATTAGGATGTTATACTTTATTTTAGAAATGTGTTTATGTTTGAATATGATTCTTCATGTAGAATATTCCATTTTATTAtggttatattatttatttatttttagagcTTTTTCATCCATacttattttaatgtttgacTTTGATTTGTCCATTCATCATTACATCGATAGTAGTTTGGTGTGTGTTCTTTTATGCAATATTGTGTGCACTAGCACTCAAAATCACACGGAACCAGACAAGTGCACATACACTACCAAATCAGTGCACACACCTGACATCCAAACCACACTGCAACCAGACGAGTGTTCACAGACCACCAAATCCGTGCACACACCTGGTACTCAAACCACACGGCAACTAGACGAGTGCACACACCACCAAATTAGTGCACACACCTTGCACTCAAGATCACATGACAACCAGACAAGTGTGTGCATACCACCAAGTCAATGCACACGATATTGCATAAAAGTACACAGACCAAACTACTATCGACGTGATGACATACAGACAACTCAAAGTCAACtgttaaaactttaaaaaagtattGATGAAAAAGttcgaaaaataaataaataatataagcaTAATAAATGTGGTATTCTACGTGAAGAATCCTATTATACCATAAATACATTCTTAAAGTCAAGTATAATATCCTAATTAAATTCTATCCCTAactaaatcatatttatattttctattatgttcttattaattatgattCCATTAATCCAATCATATATGTCCGAATCAATCACATCCACTCAAATCTTTGCATCTAATAGATAAGAGTTGTCCTAATTGTTTCGTTCGACTAGGATCAAGACGGTATTTGGAATTATGCCTAAAGTGAGCTTTGTATGTACCAACATTTGACCATGTCCGCTGAGTTACtaaattatcataatttacattatttcaAATGTTCTGATTTGGATTCAacatgggaaaaaaaaaaatagccatGTGCTGACTGATCTGAGTTAAATTTTCAAGTGAGAAAAACGTGTTTTCAAGAAAACACGAGGGAGATAAATACACGATATGGGAAGTAACAGCCTGTATTCCACTGCTATCTCACCATTTCCATACAAGCAACCATTGAGAATGCGCCGCAGCGATTGTTTCCTTTTCCGCTCGGGTCGCCGCCGCGCTTAAATCATGCACAATTTGCCCCAACCCGGGGCGGTATTGGGTTTTCGCCTTTCAGGTTGAGGTCCACAACCCCTTCTCAGCCGCATCCACCGCCATGAATTGCTGTGAAAATCCCGTGGGTCGGGTCGTCTGCCCCATGCCCCGCCGCCCCAATGCCCACTCCACTCGTACCCTCGTTTTCCCGATGaggtattttaatttaattattcccCGCCCATTGTTAAATTTGTGTTCGGATTTTGATCCTACAATTTTCAGTTTTGTGTTTCTTATTTTCCCTGTAAGAACAGTAATTCCAGTGAGGGGATTGATTCGAAAACCGACGCGAGTCTTGTTGATCTCGCTTTGAAGAAGGTACATTTTGTGTCTAATGGATTTAGTGTGCATATATTGTTTTAGGATGGTTTGATGATATGTGTATATGTTTCTGGAGATGATTTATATGCCCTGATTTGTATTCTATTACCGCGGGAATAGGCCTATTCCGTAGTTTGTTAATGCTTTTAAAACATATTCAATTTCTATTTCTTAAACCAATCAAACACTAGAATAACATTCTTATTCTCTTAAAATTCATATCCTAACCAAACACAATAgtgattttttaatataaaatataggcATGGGATTTTTAAATGTAGAAATTGCAATTTATGCCTAGAGGTGCTCTATTTGAATCTTGTAAAACTGGCTTGCTTATTATTCATCCTTTCCTTGAATCTGgacttttttgttttcaatacCAGAGTCTCATCCACTTAAAACTGCTCGATGTGCAATAGTTTGCTATATTGCCTAGCCTTGTGATTGAATGATTTCAATAATGGTTACTATTGATATATGATCTCTTGGCTTGTGATTGTATTTATGGGATACCTTTGTAAATGAAGTGAAGATGGACACTAAAAATGTTACACAGAAATTAGGAAAGGTAAAAACCAGTGGGTATTTTGAGCTGCCAAACCCAGAACTCCACTACATTAGCGCAGGAAAATGAAGTAGAAAATGAGAGAGTGATCCTCAACTCCTTGCCTTAGTTCCTTATGTGTCGCTTTATAGTAGACTCCTTATCAATTTGGCTACTCTTTTTTGGGCCTATTATTGGGTTGGTACAATAAATGGCTATTACGTTAAAAGAGTAACTATTTTTAGAAGATTTTTGTCCAACTAGAAGTTTGGAAATTGGATTACACTAAATGGAATTAACTTCTTGCTATGGATAAATTCAGGTGCTCTCTATTTCGTTTGCTTATATCAAACACACTGTCATACCAAATATAAGTTTATGGAATCTTAacaacttgaaagttgaaactctTGCCATTGTGTTGCTTTAGTGTTTTCCTTAACTAATGTGCACTCCATTGTTGAGGTGAGATGGATCATTAAatcatttgtttatttatttaatgaaaaTCCATATAAAAAATGCTCAGAGTTATTAAAGATGTTAATCTTTTCAGATTGATCGGGAATTTGGTTACTCTTTCACTGCTCACAAGTTTAGCATGGGATACATAAAATGCATCTTGGCATTGCATATCTACTTCGTTCCCCCTCTAACACAGTTGCTGTGTACTGTTGCCAAACAGGACAGTGTAGTTGCAATGCAGTCAATATCCCAATTGTCATCATCACCCCCGTTCTTCTCTGGATCGCCACCCTGCAGGACAAATAACCCTCTAATCCATGATACTTGCTTCAGAAACGAGAAGCGAGTGAGTATACCATTACCACAAAGTCCGCCCCTTTCTGGTATATCCTCTCCATCATCAGCTCGCAAATCAGCATGCACAAGGGCAAGGCTTGGCCAACAACAATCACCGGTTAGAGTAGAAGGCTTTGACTGCCAAAATTCTCGCCTGGCAGGTATTGCTTAGATTTCAGTGGTTGTTATTGTTAGTGCATCAGTATTAAATAAACCCCGAATTTTGGTGTATATAATCATTGTAATTTTCATTTATAAGCAAGCAGTGTAAATATGTTGTGTGGATGAACAAACAAgtgatattttgattatttttctcAACGGACATCAGAACAAGAAAATGTGGAGATATTGAAGATGACGTATTGCTTACATCAACGTACAACAATGGTAGTACGTGTAGCAGCAAAAATTGCATAGTAGACTTTATTAGCAACAAAGCTTTTTTGATCATCAAGGCTTTATCAACAACCAATGGTTTCTTAATAACATAGCTCTTAAAGTAGTAAAGCTTTGAGGGAACTCATATGCACTAGACCTCTACGAGCAGCAAATATTTCTATACAACAAAGGTCTTATATACATTAGAAGTTTGAAAGTAGTAGAAGTTGATAAGCAACATAACTTATAaagcgcaaattatatggtggaccatggtccacaatgcattgtggaccgtgatCATGACtgtactgcagttgtgttgaacagatactgcagttgtgttgaaaagatactgcagttgtgttgaaaggaaattgcagttacgcggaacagaggtcgttcatccgttcaacacaactgcagtatcagtttaacacaactgtatttacagacggatgaaatgacctctgttccgcNCATAACTTATAaagcgcaaattatatggtggaccatggtccacaatgcattgtggaccgtgatCATGACtgtactgcagttgtgttgaacagatactgcagttgtgttgaaaagatactgcagttgtgttgaaaggaaattgcagttacgcggaacagaggtcgttcatccgttcaacacaactgcagtatcagtttaacacaactgtatttacagacggatgaaatgacctctgttccgcgcaactgcaatttcttttcaacacaattgcagtatccgttcaacacaactgcagtatcagttcaacacaactgtagtatcagccataactcatggtccacaatgcattgtggaccatggtccatggtataacgactgctTATAAAGCAAAAGAGAATCTATATTGCTAATTATGGATATTGACATGTTGATCAAGGAAGATATTTACCTAAACAAGTAAAGTTGTATTGAAAAGTATAAAAGCGCGACGAATTTCAAAGACAAGTTCCACATGGTGAGTGGATAAAAGTCTACACTTGTCAAATTGagacataataaaatattgatgGTCCCAATTTCAGTATAAGTCTAGAGAGGGGGGGGGTTGTTGGGGTGGTGATTAATAAACTTATAAGtgattttgaaatattttttttttcaattatatagaaagcctttttaaagttgaCTAAATGAGTTAATTGGTCAACAATACCTCTTACAACAagtttggttcacgaaatacTTCTAGAATGGAATGACATTCTCGAGAACATGcctattctattgtttggtaaTGCTTTTTGTTCTCGGGAATGAGTTATTCCCCTTTCAAGGGGAATAGCGATCCCGTGGCCCTTCCTGATATTAGGTTATTCTTGAGTTATCATGAATATCATAAATTTGCTATTACTATTTTATCCCAATTAAATCTAAactttgtttagttttttttttctccctatCACAACATTTCTTTATCTTCCGTACAACGCTTGCATCTCTTTCAAGTTCAAGCTCTTCAATCTTCACACGATATTTATCTGATTATATGGTGAATTTATATggtgtataattttttaaatgttttttttttaaaattttatgaaatagCATTCATATTctctcaaaattcattccgtgatcAAACGTGCTATTAAGATTATGCTgaaaatatagtaaaaatacGTTAAGCCTTTTTGTGTAGCTGAACATAATTTAGCGCACACAAACAATTTTAAGTGTAAAAAATTACTCGTTTCAAGCAAGAATAAACTAAGTATGAGAGTAAATGCATATCAGTAAATGAGAAAGAGATTTATGATGGTTCAAGTATAGTATAATTTCTCTAATCtactcttcttcttttctttttgaggACTACTGATTTTGTAACAATATAGTATCtatttataattactttttcaacctactgaagcacaaagagtcaagcACAAATctaatttgagcatgaataaagagatttaagctaAGCTgtgaattttgatcgatcttaggatttaaatctatttattcatgctcaaactgagatattaagttgaaaatgacaaaaatacccttaacaattttagatttttgcaggttttaaacggatgggtgaccggcgcgattaattttggcattaaaacaatagtcgtggatgaaaattagtactaaaacaatagtcgtaagaccaaaattggtagaaattaaacatgtggatcaaaattatcattttgctaatagttgtgggaccaaaattgatatttttggaTCAAACTGGAAGGGTTCACCCAATATTACATGATACAAACCGATATAATAATGGAGTACTGatgaaaatcaaagaaaaaggCACCAAATTTCCACCACAAAATGTTGGTACTATACGTTGCATTAAAATGGGTTTGATAATTCAATTCTTATCTTCAATCAGACAATCATTGTAAGATTGTTAACCCACTTTTGCAGTTATTCAGTATGGGTAAAAATTGAGACTACAcatagttaatattttttttttttaggttttagCTGTCGGAGGGTGAGATATTTTTGAGGTTAGCTTCCTTGGAGGAGTGAGATATTTTTTTGGGTAGCTTAG
This portion of the Ipomoea triloba cultivar NCNSP0323 chromosome 5, ASM357664v1 genome encodes:
- the LOC116019456 gene encoding uncharacterized protein LOC116019456 isoform X1 yields the protein MNCCENPVGRVVCPMPRRPNAHSTRTLVFPMSNSSEGIDSKTDASLVDLALKKIDREFGYSFTAHKFSMGYIKCILALHIYFVPPLTQLLCTVAKQDSVVAMQSISQLSSSPPFFSGSPPCRTNNPLIHDTCFRNEKRVSIPLPQSPPLSGISSPSSARKSACTRARLGQQQSPVRVEGFDCQNSRLAGIA
- the LOC116019456 gene encoding uncharacterized protein LOC116019456 isoform X2, whose translation is MNCCENPVGRVVCPMPRRPNAHSTRTLVFPMSNSSEGIDSKTDASLVDLALKKDSVVAMQSISQLSSSPPFFSGSPPCRTNNPLIHDTCFRNEKRVSIPLPQSPPLSGISSPSSARKSACTRARLGQQQSPVRVEGFDCQNSRLAGIA